TGATAGAACTGTGAAATCCTTGAGGTAGAAAAATGACTTTACCGAATCAGAAAATCAGAATACGTCTGAAAGGCTATGATCATAAGATCCTAGATCAGTCAGTCTGTGAGATAGTGAATACGGCCAAGCGGACCGGCGCGATAATCGCGGGTCCCATAGCTTTGCCGACGGCGATCAATAAGTACTGTGTTTTACGATCACCTCATGTCAATAAAAAATCACGGGAACAGTTTGAAATGCGAACTCATAATCGGCTGATTGATATACTCGAGCCAAACCAGCAGACCGTAGATGCTTTGATGAAACTGGATCTGTCTGCCGGAGTCGATGTTGAGATCAAACTCTAAGGCTGTTGGTGTGGATTATATCTTCAAGAGTGTTTGATAATATAGGTTAAATGATGGCTGAAATACAGGAAATGTTAGCTACAAAGGTTGGCATGACACAACTCTATAATGAACTTGGAGAGCTCGTGCCGGTAACCGTGTTGGCGGTTGGTCCATGTACGGTCGTGCAGGTTAAGACTGCGGCCCGGGATGGCTACAGCGCCGTGCAGTTGGGGCTTTCGGAGAAATCAATGGCGCGTGCCAATAAACCGCAGATTGGCCATTGTCAGAAAGCCGGCAAAGGCGTCTTTTATCATTTGCGTGAGGTTCCGATTAAGGATGAAGGCGCTTTTCAGCCGGGAGATGTTTTAACGGCTGATTTCTTTAGTCCGGGTAATCTGGTGACGGTCACAGCGAAGAGCAAGGGAAAAGGTTTCGCCGGCGTAATGAAACGCTGGGGATTTGCTGGTCAGCCGGCCTCGCATGGGGCACATAAGAATCACAGGGCCGGGGGGTCCGTAGGCACTTCGGCCTATCCCGGCAGGGTTGTAAAAGGGAAAAAAATGCCAGGACGCCTGGGTAATCAAAAGGTGACCGTGAAAAACCTGACGGTAGTTCAAGTGCGCTCCGATCAGGGGCTGGTACTGGTTAAAGGTGGGGTTCCCGGCGCCAAAAATGGTCTTGTGACCATTAAAAAAGTAAGCTAAGTTTAGCGATATTTCCGTCGCCCGGGAATAGTCGGAGAATAGTATGGCCAAAGTTGATATTTATAATTTAGAAAAAGTGAAGGTAGCCGAGACTGAAATCGCTGATTCAGTATTTCAGGCTGAGATCAAGGAACATCTGGTGCGTGACGTGGTTGTCTGGCAGCTGGCTAAACGCCGGCAAGGGACGGCAGCGGTTAAAAACAGAAGTAAGGTTAGTGGTGGGGGAGCCAAGCCTTGGCGCCAGAAAGGGACGGGTCGTGCCCGTGCCGGTACCAGTCGTTCTCCG
The sequence above is a segment of the Pseudomonadota bacterium genome. Coding sequences within it:
- a CDS encoding 30S ribosomal protein S10, translated to MTLPNQKIRIRLKGYDHKILDQSVCEIVNTAKRTGAIIAGPIALPTAINKYCVLRSPHVNKKSREQFEMRTHNRLIDILEPNQQTVDALMKLDLSAGVDVEIKL
- a CDS encoding 50S ribosomal protein L3, with the protein product MAEIQEMLATKVGMTQLYNELGELVPVTVLAVGPCTVVQVKTAARDGYSAVQLGLSEKSMARANKPQIGHCQKAGKGVFYHLREVPIKDEGAFQPGDVLTADFFSPGNLVTVTAKSKGKGFAGVMKRWGFAGQPASHGAHKNHRAGGSVGTSAYPGRVVKGKKMPGRLGNQKVTVKNLTVVQVRSDQGLVLVKGGVPGAKNGLVTIKKVS